In Drosophila bipectinata strain 14024-0381.07 chromosome 2R, DbipHiC1v2, whole genome shotgun sequence, one genomic interval encodes:
- the Asx gene encoding polycomb group protein Asx isoform X3, which translates to MKTITPDTTTSTSQHQQLLIPQADHLQAQPMQQAHQQQQHQSLVASAPPPIIMEHVNLVDDDERDPLALEQPPDASPTTKHTHSLRRHLPRIIVKPIPPEKKPLAPSDSGLTILPGTQPPPSVSISTAPTSTTAPPARWISSRRIQQQQQAKAAAAAAAAEAAAAAQAAAAAAAQARAAAGSNANSAHSPGSKGGGSSQASTMREVLASIPGFSVKPRRRNNKKLTTAAQIEQTKDGKIDLETPDSILASTNLRSLLNKQTFSLLPPLYQYNLIQLLPSVDREASEVEMPSGSGSSEAIRLSASCLTNEFFSRASVEWRERLSEGEFTPENQLKLKTEAEREKNKLDPWKLKHFEPYWGEKNSRSKVKQEEQKLLANIKSESKPPPATQQQPRRQQQQATCDNETELKFDLSTKCEMTAATNTTVATANTTTPPAISHAHTSQHHHQNNVLTEQQRRILKRPSSSPSQRKQTPTSITTITLDDDPDPEELPSTSKDSKQPKIEVEIVPNAVPVSVSVSEADVVDHHSTAESDIKEEHHQQQPLINSTCDKIEPSECSGEVAIVAMDQDDDVVELVQPAMAAIAAVTPAKAVALPESLPTNPEVVNQFVSYFQSVELAAETKEPLDNLNNENHTTATNSHDYVFADTIDHAYFPTDPSAITHSYFTSSSSSSSSNTATNTILKMEEQSDKLDDSPIPIASSIPGSTPASSITSTSCTLSSSSMSSSCSSSNSSSTATAPTTSSLPLGSAPLTLTTATESTLATVEAILPTVAKLQPQDMPVELDSNEMYQHVQHDWNFGDIKLSSSQSSGTAGDQNHESINLIDGEHDSVVIEDILENDGCQDVIEDEVEDDEEEEEEEEEDDDDVVECIAEEHPEQQLIEDDSDAVSQIVEKLQQHQQQQQHQQQHQQLHIQDMVHLAQHSFMPQAHNEYGNEIGQEMVCDTVPMSAAEMEVSSTVITNSSNSNDSSNNLILCSSSSSLTINQLPQQPAQQQPQQQNTQPTGPQQRQILVDSNGQIIGNFLLQQQQRQQILQQFTLQAAAAQQQQQQATSSNALPKTLPVTLRNGGQPFLTPNLLAQQQQLEQQQQQQQQQQQAAVQQKQQQLQQFALQQAQLQRQLMAQAANNNLIQQQQQQQQNVLPTSTQAKFISKPLNIISMTRTAPASPTTATTTANTTTIPSAYASVVAVTAAQQQQSSPVPAPQQPQPQPQPQQQQLANHNSNVQHLPTIPNSLTMKPLPLSGVPTTIAQQRMQPKMQPTGKGRKATSNKLPPGAVNLERSYQICQAVIQNSPNRENLKAQLRPPAAIINQQQPTPSTAAAPVSLSPSTVTAAPIASMSAASGNVAATVAAAPPQNIIKQEELMVSGAAATGQIPAGLPPNVMGVGRPGVYKVIGHRMSGFPRKKYVPRKPSPTLIRHVFTPGPGAAPATPQQLQLLQQQQAHHQATTSPVTQNPQQAATEQIIHQNGSGQYVLVHRANVGAADNQAPRASSAPPLHQNQQFVTVQNPLHSLNGISMSGRGRPASVDTTAGSGNIMAPTITATDAMHQHGQHELQQQPQQLANVGAATNIVRRNIAAGKLVYY; encoded by the exons ATGAAAACCATAACGCCGGATACGACGACGTCAACGTCGCAGCACCAACAGCTTCTCATTCCACAAGCGGATCACCTGCAGGCACAACCGATGCAGCAGGctcaccagcagcagcaacaccagtcCCTGGTGGCTTCTGCCCCGCCTCCGATAATAATGGAACATGTGAACCTGGTGGACGACGACGAAAGGGATCCCCTGGCTCTAGAGCAGCCGCCGGATGCGTCGCCCACaaccaagcacacacacagtcTGAG ACGCCACCTACCACGTATAATCGTTAAGCCAATACCACCTGAAAAGAAGCCTTTGGCGCCCAGTGACAGTGGTCTGACCATACTGCCAGGCACGCAACCTCCCCCCTCAGTTTCCATCAGTACCGCCCCCACATCGACCACTGCTCCACCCGCCCGATGGATCAGCAGTAGACgcatccagcagcagcaacaggctAAAGCGGCTGCAGCAGCCGCCGCTgcagaggcagcagcagcagcgcaagcggcggcagcagcagctgctcaGGCGCGAGCTGCTGCCGGGAGCAATGCCAACTCGGCGCATTCGCCAGGCAGCAAAGGAGGTGGCTCTTCGCAGGCCTCCACCATGCGCGAGGTGTTGGCTTCAATACCCGGCTTCAGTGTGAAGCCACGGCGCCGCAACAACAAGAAGCTAACCACAGCGGCGCAAATCGAACAGACGAAGGACGGAAAGATCGACCTGGAGACACCAGACTCGATTCTGGCCTCGACGAACCTAAGATCGTTGCTCAATAAGCAAACGTTTTCGCTGCTACCACCGCTCTATCAATACAATCTCATTCAGCTGCTGCCGAGCGTGGATCGCGAGGCCAGTGAGGTGGAGATGCCCAGCGGCAGCGGCTCCTCGGAGGCTATTCGGCTGAGTGCGTCCTGCCTGACCAACGAGTTCTTTTCGCGAGCCTCCGTGGAGTGGCGGGAGCGGCTGAGCGAAGGTGAGTTCACGCCCGAGAACCAGCTGAAGCTCAAAACGGAGGCGGAGCGTGAAAAGAACAAGCTCGATCCCTGGAAACTTAAGCATTTCGAGCCGTATTGGGGCGAGAAGAATTCCCGGAGCAAAGTCAAGCAAGAGGAGCAGAAGCTTTTAGCCAACATTAAGAGTGAGTCTAAGCCACCACCAGCTACACAACAGCAACCGCGacgacagcagcaacaagcAACATGTGATAATGAGACTgaattaaaatttgatttg AGCACAAAGTGCGAAATGACAGCAGCCACAAACACGACAGTAGCTACAGCCAATACAACCACGCCTCCTGCCATTAGTCACGCCCACACCAGCCAGCATCATCATCAGAACAATGTGCTGACCGAGCAGCAGCGTCGAATTCTTAAACGTCCATCGAGCAGTCCATCGCAACGGAAGCAGACCCCCACATCGATAACCACCATCACATTGGACGATGATCCAGATCCGGAAGAGCTGCCCAGCACATCAAAGGATAGCAAGCAACCGAAAATCGAAGTCGAAATTGTTCCTAATGCTGTCCcggtctctgtctctgtctcggAAGCGGACGTTGTGGATCATCATAGCACAGCGGAATCAGACATCAAGGAGGAACACCACCAACAGCAGCCACTTATCAACAGTACCTGTGATAAAATCGAGCCATCTGAGTGCAGTGGAGAAGTCGCTATCGTTGCCATGGATCAAGACGACGATGTGGTTGAGTTGGTGCAGCCAGCGATGGCTGCGATTGCCGCTGTTACCCCAGCAAAGGCAGTAGCATTGCCGGAGTCGTTGCCAACCAATCCGGAGGTGGTTAACCAGTTTGTAAGCTACTTCCAAAGCGTTGAACTAGCAGCTG aaACCAAAGAGCCTTTGGATAATTTAAACAATGAAAATCACACAACGGCAACCAACAGTCACGATTACGTCTTTGCGGATACCATCGATCACG CTTATTTCCCGACTGATCCATCAGCCATCACGCACAGCTACTTcacatcatcatcgtcatcgtcttCATCAAACA cgGCGACAAACACAATTCTTAAAATGGAGGAGCAGAGCGATAAGCTGGACGACTCACCGATTCCTATTGCCAGCTCTATTCCTGGCTCGACGCCAGCGAGTTCGATAACATCCACCAGTTGTACCTTGTCCTCATCCTCCATGTCGTCGTCCTGCTCGAGCAGCAACTCCAGCTCAACGGCCACAGCCCCAACCACATCATCCCTACCTTTAGGATCGGCTCCGTTGACACTTACCACAGCAACAGAATCTACGCTGGCTACTGTAGAAGCCATTCTACCAACGGTTGCCAAGCTGCAGCCACAGGACATGCCCGTGGAGTTGGACTCCAACGAAATGTATCAGCACGTGCAGCACGATTGGAACTTTGGCGACATCAAGCTAAGCAGTTCGCAGTCATCAGGAACGGCGGGCGATCAGAACCACGAGTCCATTAATCTGATAGATGGGGAGCACGATAGTGTGGTCATAGAGGATATATTGGAGAACGATGGCTGCCAGGACGTGATTGAGGATGAGGTGGAAGACGAcgaggaagaggaggaggaggaggaagaagACGACGATGATGTGGTGGAATGCATTGCCGAGGAGCATCCGGAGCAGCAGCTGATCGAGGATGACAGCGATGCAGTGAGCCAGATTGTTGAAAAGttacagcaacaccaacaacaacagcaacatcagcagcaacaccaacaactgCATATCCAGGATATGGTGCACTTGGCTCAGCATTCGTTTATGCCGCAAGCCCACAACGAGTATGGAAATGAG ATTGGCCAGGAGATGGTTTGCGATACGGTGCCCATGTCTGCTGCAGAAATGGAAGTGTCCAGTACTGTGAttaccaacagcagcaacagcaacgacagcagcaacaatcTGATTCTctgcagcagtagcagcagtcTGACTATAAATCAGTTACCGCAGCAACCggcccagcagcagccgcaacaACAGAACACCCAGCCGACGGGTCCGCAGCAACGACAGATTTTGGTTGATTCCAACGGTCAGATTATTGGCAACTTtctgctgcagcagcagcaacgccAACAGATCTTACAGCAATTCACGTTGCAAGCGGCGGCcgcgcagcagcaacagcagcaggctACGAGTAGCAACGCTTTGCCCAAAACACTGCCGGTGACTCTGCGGAATGGTGGGCAGCCCTTCTTGACACCAAACTTGCTGgcccaacagcaacaactggaacaacagcagcagcagcagcagcaacaacagcaagcCGCTGTTcagcaaaagcagcagcaactgcaacagttTGCCTTGCAACAGGCCCAACTGCAACGGCAGCTAATGGCGCAGGCAGCCAACAACAATCTTatacagcagcagcagcaacagcaacagaatgTTCTCCCAACCTCAACACAAGCCAAGTTCATAAGCAAGCCATTGAACATCATCTCCATGACGCGAACTGCCCCTGCATCGCCTaccacagcaacaacaacagctaaTACCACAACGATTCCGTCCGCCTATGCCAGTGTTGTTGCTGTGACAGCCGCGCAACAGCAGCAATCGTCGCCTGTACCTGCCCCGCAACAGCCGCAGCcgcagccacagccacagcagcagcagttggcCAATCACAACAGCAATGTGCAGCATTTACCAACAATACCCAACTCTCTAACCATGAAACCTCTGCCACTCTCCGGAGTACCAACAACCATTGCCCAGCAGCGTATGCAGCCAAAGATGCAGCCGACGGGCAAAGGGCGCAAGGCCACCAGCAACAAGTTGCCGCCGGGAGCGGTCAATCTGGAGCGCAGCTACCAAATCTGCCAGGCGGTCATCCAAAATAGTCCCAATCGGGAGAACTTGAAGGCCCAGTTGCGACCTCCGGCCGCCATTATTAACCAACAGCAGCCGACACCCTCTACGGCGGCGGCACCGGTATCCCTAAGCCCATCAACAGTGACTGCTGCTCCAATCGCCAGCATGTCGGCGGCCAGTGGAAATGTGGCGGCCACAGTGGCCGCAGCACCTCCGCAAAATATAATTAAGCAAGAGGAGTTGATGGTTAGCGGCGCTGCTGCCACTGGGCAGATTCCAGCGGGACTTCCGCCAAACGTGATGGGCGTCGGACGTCCAGGAGTGTACAAG GTTATTGGGCACCGAATGAGCGGCTTTCCGCGGAAGAAGTACGTTCCCAGGAAGCCCTCTCCCACTTTGATACGGCACGTGTTCACGCCAGGACCTGGTGCCGCACCAGCCACCCCCCAGCAGCTGCAGTTgctccagcagcaacaggccCACCATCAGGCAACAACATCGCCGGTGACACAGAATCCACAGCAGGCGGCCACCGAGCAAATAATTCACCAAAACGGCAGCGGGCAGTATGTTCTGGTGCATCGGGCTAATGTAGGAGCAGCCGACAATCAGGCGCCAAGGGCCTCAAGTGCGCCGCCACTTCATCAGAATCAG CAGTTTGTCACTGTTCAGAATCCGCTGCACAGCCTCAACGGCATATCAATGAGTGGACGCGGGCGTCCAGCGTCGGTGGATACAACCGCTGGCAGTGGCAACATTATGGCGCCAACAATAACTGCCACAGATGCAATGCATCAGCACGGCCAACACGAgctgcaacagcagccgcagcagctgGCCAATGTGGGCGCCGCCACGAATATTGTGCGGCGCAATATCGCTGCAGGTAAATTGGTGTATTATTAG
- the Asx gene encoding polycomb group protein Asx isoform X1 has product MKTITPDTTTSTSQHQQLLIPQADHLQAQPMQQAHQQQQHQSLVASAPPPIIMEHVNLVDDDERDPLALEQPPDASPTTKHTHSLRRHLPRIIVKPIPPEKKPLAPSDSGLTILPGTQPPPSVSISTAPTSTTAPPARWISSRRIQQQQQAKAAAAAAAAEAAAAAQAAAAAAAQARAAAGSNANSAHSPGSKGGGSSQASTMREVLASIPGFSVKPRRRNNKKLTTAAQIEQTKDGKIDLETPDSILASTNLRSLLNKQTFSLLPPLYQYNLIQLLPSVDREASEVEMPSGSGSSEAIRLSASCLTNEFFSRASVEWRERLSEGEFTPENQLKLKTEAEREKNKLDPWKLKHFEPYWGEKNSRSKVKQEEQKLLANIKSESKPPPATQQQPRRQQQQATCDNETELKFDLSTKCEMTAATNTTVATANTTTPPAISHAHTSQHHHQNNVLTEQQRRILKRPSSSPSQRKQTPTSITTITLDDDPDPEELPSTSKDSKQPKIEVEIVPNAVPVSVSVSEADVVDHHSTAESDIKEEHHQQQPLINSTCDKIEPSECSGEVAIVAMDQDDDVVELVQPAMAAIAAVTPAKAVALPESLPTNPEVVNQFVSYFQSVELAAETKEPLDNLNNENHTTATNSHDYVFADTIDHAYFPTDPSAITHSYFTSSSSSSSSNTATNTILKMEEQSDKLDDSPIPIASSIPGSTPASSITSTSCTLSSSSMSSSCSSSNSSSTATAPTTSSLPLGSAPLTLTTATESTLATVEAILPTVAKLQPQDMPVELDSNEMYQHVQHDWNFGDIKLSSSQSSGTAGDQNHESINLIDGEHDSVVIEDILENDGCQDVIEDEVEDDEEEEEEEEEDDDDVVECIAEEHPEQQLIEDDSDAVSQIVEKLQQHQQQQQHQQQHQQLHIQDMVHLAQHSFMPQAHNEYGNEIGQEMVCDTVPMSAAEMEVSSTVITNSSNSNDSSNNLILCSSSSSLTINQLPQQPAQQQPQQQNTQPTGPQQRQILVDSNGQIIGNFLLQQQQRQQILQQFTLQAAAAQQQQQQATSSNALPKTLPVTLRNGGQPFLTPNLLAQQQQLEQQQQQQQQQQQAAVQQKQQQLQQFALQQAQLQRQLMAQAANNNLIQQQQQQQQNVLPTSTQAKFISKPLNIISMTRTAPASPTTATTTANTTTIPSAYASVVAVTAAQQQQSSPVPAPQQPQPQPQPQQQQLANHNSNVQHLPTIPNSLTMKPLPLSGVPTTIAQQRMQPKMQPTGKGRKATSNKLPPGAVNLERSYQICQAVIQNSPNRENLKAQLRPPAAIINQQQPTPSTAAAPVSLSPSTVTAAPIASMSAASGNVAATVAAAPPQNIIKQEELMVSGAAATGQIPAGLPPNVMGVGRPGVYKVIGHRMSGFPRKKYVPRKPSPTLIRHVFTPGPGAAPATPQQLQLLQQQQAHHQATTSPVTQNPQQAATEQIIHQNGSGQYVLVHRANVGAADNQAPRASSAPPLHQNQQFVTVQNPLHSLNGISMSGRGRPASVDTTAGSGNIMAPTITATDAMHQHGQHELQQQPQQLANVGAATNIVRRNIAAGTNIAYIDGNNTNSTAVALMDAGNNYLAVTNTPAGPTSVSPVVNQSQTLVQHQQHPLLQMQNSGENTPPANDANPTPNNCACSLNAMVICQQCGAFCHDDCIGASKLCVACVIR; this is encoded by the exons ATGAAAACCATAACGCCGGATACGACGACGTCAACGTCGCAGCACCAACAGCTTCTCATTCCACAAGCGGATCACCTGCAGGCACAACCGATGCAGCAGGctcaccagcagcagcaacaccagtcCCTGGTGGCTTCTGCCCCGCCTCCGATAATAATGGAACATGTGAACCTGGTGGACGACGACGAAAGGGATCCCCTGGCTCTAGAGCAGCCGCCGGATGCGTCGCCCACaaccaagcacacacacagtcTGAG ACGCCACCTACCACGTATAATCGTTAAGCCAATACCACCTGAAAAGAAGCCTTTGGCGCCCAGTGACAGTGGTCTGACCATACTGCCAGGCACGCAACCTCCCCCCTCAGTTTCCATCAGTACCGCCCCCACATCGACCACTGCTCCACCCGCCCGATGGATCAGCAGTAGACgcatccagcagcagcaacaggctAAAGCGGCTGCAGCAGCCGCCGCTgcagaggcagcagcagcagcgcaagcggcggcagcagcagctgctcaGGCGCGAGCTGCTGCCGGGAGCAATGCCAACTCGGCGCATTCGCCAGGCAGCAAAGGAGGTGGCTCTTCGCAGGCCTCCACCATGCGCGAGGTGTTGGCTTCAATACCCGGCTTCAGTGTGAAGCCACGGCGCCGCAACAACAAGAAGCTAACCACAGCGGCGCAAATCGAACAGACGAAGGACGGAAAGATCGACCTGGAGACACCAGACTCGATTCTGGCCTCGACGAACCTAAGATCGTTGCTCAATAAGCAAACGTTTTCGCTGCTACCACCGCTCTATCAATACAATCTCATTCAGCTGCTGCCGAGCGTGGATCGCGAGGCCAGTGAGGTGGAGATGCCCAGCGGCAGCGGCTCCTCGGAGGCTATTCGGCTGAGTGCGTCCTGCCTGACCAACGAGTTCTTTTCGCGAGCCTCCGTGGAGTGGCGGGAGCGGCTGAGCGAAGGTGAGTTCACGCCCGAGAACCAGCTGAAGCTCAAAACGGAGGCGGAGCGTGAAAAGAACAAGCTCGATCCCTGGAAACTTAAGCATTTCGAGCCGTATTGGGGCGAGAAGAATTCCCGGAGCAAAGTCAAGCAAGAGGAGCAGAAGCTTTTAGCCAACATTAAGAGTGAGTCTAAGCCACCACCAGCTACACAACAGCAACCGCGacgacagcagcaacaagcAACATGTGATAATGAGACTgaattaaaatttgatttg AGCACAAAGTGCGAAATGACAGCAGCCACAAACACGACAGTAGCTACAGCCAATACAACCACGCCTCCTGCCATTAGTCACGCCCACACCAGCCAGCATCATCATCAGAACAATGTGCTGACCGAGCAGCAGCGTCGAATTCTTAAACGTCCATCGAGCAGTCCATCGCAACGGAAGCAGACCCCCACATCGATAACCACCATCACATTGGACGATGATCCAGATCCGGAAGAGCTGCCCAGCACATCAAAGGATAGCAAGCAACCGAAAATCGAAGTCGAAATTGTTCCTAATGCTGTCCcggtctctgtctctgtctcggAAGCGGACGTTGTGGATCATCATAGCACAGCGGAATCAGACATCAAGGAGGAACACCACCAACAGCAGCCACTTATCAACAGTACCTGTGATAAAATCGAGCCATCTGAGTGCAGTGGAGAAGTCGCTATCGTTGCCATGGATCAAGACGACGATGTGGTTGAGTTGGTGCAGCCAGCGATGGCTGCGATTGCCGCTGTTACCCCAGCAAAGGCAGTAGCATTGCCGGAGTCGTTGCCAACCAATCCGGAGGTGGTTAACCAGTTTGTAAGCTACTTCCAAAGCGTTGAACTAGCAGCTG aaACCAAAGAGCCTTTGGATAATTTAAACAATGAAAATCACACAACGGCAACCAACAGTCACGATTACGTCTTTGCGGATACCATCGATCACG CTTATTTCCCGACTGATCCATCAGCCATCACGCACAGCTACTTcacatcatcatcgtcatcgtcttCATCAAACA cgGCGACAAACACAATTCTTAAAATGGAGGAGCAGAGCGATAAGCTGGACGACTCACCGATTCCTATTGCCAGCTCTATTCCTGGCTCGACGCCAGCGAGTTCGATAACATCCACCAGTTGTACCTTGTCCTCATCCTCCATGTCGTCGTCCTGCTCGAGCAGCAACTCCAGCTCAACGGCCACAGCCCCAACCACATCATCCCTACCTTTAGGATCGGCTCCGTTGACACTTACCACAGCAACAGAATCTACGCTGGCTACTGTAGAAGCCATTCTACCAACGGTTGCCAAGCTGCAGCCACAGGACATGCCCGTGGAGTTGGACTCCAACGAAATGTATCAGCACGTGCAGCACGATTGGAACTTTGGCGACATCAAGCTAAGCAGTTCGCAGTCATCAGGAACGGCGGGCGATCAGAACCACGAGTCCATTAATCTGATAGATGGGGAGCACGATAGTGTGGTCATAGAGGATATATTGGAGAACGATGGCTGCCAGGACGTGATTGAGGATGAGGTGGAAGACGAcgaggaagaggaggaggaggaggaagaagACGACGATGATGTGGTGGAATGCATTGCCGAGGAGCATCCGGAGCAGCAGCTGATCGAGGATGACAGCGATGCAGTGAGCCAGATTGTTGAAAAGttacagcaacaccaacaacaacagcaacatcagcagcaacaccaacaactgCATATCCAGGATATGGTGCACTTGGCTCAGCATTCGTTTATGCCGCAAGCCCACAACGAGTATGGAAATGAG ATTGGCCAGGAGATGGTTTGCGATACGGTGCCCATGTCTGCTGCAGAAATGGAAGTGTCCAGTACTGTGAttaccaacagcagcaacagcaacgacagcagcaacaatcTGATTCTctgcagcagtagcagcagtcTGACTATAAATCAGTTACCGCAGCAACCggcccagcagcagccgcaacaACAGAACACCCAGCCGACGGGTCCGCAGCAACGACAGATTTTGGTTGATTCCAACGGTCAGATTATTGGCAACTTtctgctgcagcagcagcaacgccAACAGATCTTACAGCAATTCACGTTGCAAGCGGCGGCcgcgcagcagcaacagcagcaggctACGAGTAGCAACGCTTTGCCCAAAACACTGCCGGTGACTCTGCGGAATGGTGGGCAGCCCTTCTTGACACCAAACTTGCTGgcccaacagcaacaactggaacaacagcagcagcagcagcagcaacaacagcaagcCGCTGTTcagcaaaagcagcagcaactgcaacagttTGCCTTGCAACAGGCCCAACTGCAACGGCAGCTAATGGCGCAGGCAGCCAACAACAATCTTatacagcagcagcagcaacagcaacagaatgTTCTCCCAACCTCAACACAAGCCAAGTTCATAAGCAAGCCATTGAACATCATCTCCATGACGCGAACTGCCCCTGCATCGCCTaccacagcaacaacaacagctaaTACCACAACGATTCCGTCCGCCTATGCCAGTGTTGTTGCTGTGACAGCCGCGCAACAGCAGCAATCGTCGCCTGTACCTGCCCCGCAACAGCCGCAGCcgcagccacagccacagcagcagcagttggcCAATCACAACAGCAATGTGCAGCATTTACCAACAATACCCAACTCTCTAACCATGAAACCTCTGCCACTCTCCGGAGTACCAACAACCATTGCCCAGCAGCGTATGCAGCCAAAGATGCAGCCGACGGGCAAAGGGCGCAAGGCCACCAGCAACAAGTTGCCGCCGGGAGCGGTCAATCTGGAGCGCAGCTACCAAATCTGCCAGGCGGTCATCCAAAATAGTCCCAATCGGGAGAACTTGAAGGCCCAGTTGCGACCTCCGGCCGCCATTATTAACCAACAGCAGCCGACACCCTCTACGGCGGCGGCACCGGTATCCCTAAGCCCATCAACAGTGACTGCTGCTCCAATCGCCAGCATGTCGGCGGCCAGTGGAAATGTGGCGGCCACAGTGGCCGCAGCACCTCCGCAAAATATAATTAAGCAAGAGGAGTTGATGGTTAGCGGCGCTGCTGCCACTGGGCAGATTCCAGCGGGACTTCCGCCAAACGTGATGGGCGTCGGACGTCCAGGAGTGTACAAG GTTATTGGGCACCGAATGAGCGGCTTTCCGCGGAAGAAGTACGTTCCCAGGAAGCCCTCTCCCACTTTGATACGGCACGTGTTCACGCCAGGACCTGGTGCCGCACCAGCCACCCCCCAGCAGCTGCAGTTgctccagcagcaacaggccCACCATCAGGCAACAACATCGCCGGTGACACAGAATCCACAGCAGGCGGCCACCGAGCAAATAATTCACCAAAACGGCAGCGGGCAGTATGTTCTGGTGCATCGGGCTAATGTAGGAGCAGCCGACAATCAGGCGCCAAGGGCCTCAAGTGCGCCGCCACTTCATCAGAATCAG CAGTTTGTCACTGTTCAGAATCCGCTGCACAGCCTCAACGGCATATCAATGAGTGGACGCGGGCGTCCAGCGTCGGTGGATACAACCGCTGGCAGTGGCAACATTATGGCGCCAACAATAACTGCCACAGATGCAATGCATCAGCACGGCCAACACGAgctgcaacagcagccgcagcagctgGCCAATGTGGGCGCCGCCACGAATATTGTGCGGCGCAATATCGCTGCAG GCACCAACATCGCCTACATCGACGGCAACAATACCAACTCCACAGCAGTCGCCCTCATGGATGCTGGAAACAATTACCTTGCTGTGACCAACACTCCAGCAGGCCCAACATCCGTGTCGCCTGTTGTCAACCAGTCGCAGACATTGgtgcagcaccagcaacatcCCCTGCTGCAAATGCAGAACAGTGGGGAGAACACCCCACCGGCCAATGACGCCAACCCAACACCGAACAACTGCGCCTGTTCGCTCAATGCGATGGTGATCTGCCAGCAGTGCGGAGCCTTCTGTCACGACGACTGCATCGGTGCGTCCAAGCTGTGCGTGGCATGCGTGATCAGATGA